CACCAGCGCAGATGACACTCACGGCCTACGAAGAGTCGAAACCCTCTACCAGCGACGACTGACTGGTATTCCCCATGCATGGGAAGCCTCGCCGTCGCCGGGCTTCGCCCGGCTGCTTGAGGGATCTTCAGTCCCTCTCCGTTTACCGCGAGGAGGATGTCACAATTTCAAGACGGCTCCCCACGAGCGTCTCGACGTGGCCGACGACCGCGAACGCTGGAACGAGACGTACCGTGGCGACGACGAGTTCGAACTCCCCGAGGACCCGATCCCCGAACTCGCGCGGCGGATCGACACGCTGCCCGGGGGACGTGCGCTGGACGTCGCGACCGGTACCGGACGCAACGCGCTCTATCTCGCTGAGCACGGCTACGACGTCGAGGCCGTCGACGTCTCCGACGAGGCGCTCGCGCGCGCCCGGCGCCGCGCCGACGAGCGGGGCGTCGACGTCACGTGGATCCGGGCCGACCTCACCGATCCCGGCTTCGACCTCGAGACGGGGGCCTACGATCTGATCACCGTGAGCTTCTTCGCCGCGCTCGATCTCCTGCCCGACCTCAAAGAGGCGCTCGCGCCCGGCGGCGTGTTGGTGTACGAACACCACCTCCGGTCGAGCGATCCGATCGAGATCGGTCCCTCGAGCGACCGACACCGGTATCGGTCGAACGACCTGCTCCGGGCGTGTCTTGACCTGACGATCCTCGGCTACGAGGAGCGCCGCCGCGAGGTCAGCGGCGGCACCGCCGCGGTAGCGACGCTTCTCGCCCGGAACTCGGGCGGCGGCGCCCAGTCGTACCCCGACCTCCCGGAGGGGCGCTGACGCGGCGCGTCGAACGCTGGCGCGTCCGTTCCGTGGCGTGCCGACGACATGGTTCCTCCGCGGGGATACTCGGAACGACGGCGCCCGCCTCGCCCGCCTCAGTCATCGCCGGGCGTGGCGGACGGGTTCTCGCCCGCCTCGTCGAGGACCCCGGCGCTGTTGGCAACGGGCGCGATGCTCGGCTGGAACACCCACGCCGCAAGCAGGATGATCGGGACCATCGACGCCGCGACGATCGAGTACCCCAGGTGGAGGTTACTGAGCCACGGCGCCGCGTAGACCAGCGGGTAGACGATGCCGCCGACGGTCCCGACGCCACCGACGATGCCGGCGACGGCCCCGGAACTGTCGGGAAACATCGCCGGTACCTGCGCGAAGATCGCCCCCTCGGCCCACGGACACGCGCGGCGACGAGACGCGAACCGATGCGACACGCCTTCGGGCCGCCCTCACGTACGGTGTTATATATAGATATATAAACAATCCAATACGACTCGGATGCGATACGCGAATGCGTGCGAGCGAATACGTTCGCCATAATTCGACGATCGACGAAGACTACCGCTGTATTGTGCCGAATGTGATTTATATATCGTATTATCACAACGGGACGTGAGACGACCTGCGGACACCTCATGCACGAATCACTATTCAATCTTCGTACGGTTTTGCCACGGAGGAGCGTTCGGTGTAACCGCGGCTACGCCTTTCTGATAGCCGTCTCTGCGACAACGTGTAGATGTCCACAGACACGTCGCAGTCTCCGATCGCCCGGTACGTCGAGAACACACCGAACGGCACCGAAATCCCCGAGGAGTCCTTCCGGAAGCGCCATCGCGGAATCTTGCTCTTCACCGCGGCGTTCGTACCGTTCGTATTCGTCATTAGCCGGCTAACCGGCGTTCAATCGGTCACCGGTGCCGAACTTCCGCCGATTCCACTCGTGCACTCGCTGGCCGGCACCGGTCTCGTCGCGGCGCTGTTGCTCGCGGCTGCGGTGCCGTTGTTGCCGCGTCGCCTCCGGTCGGCGCTGGCCGCGCTCGCGTTCATGACGGTCGGTTCCGTTCTCGCGTACTTCACCGGCGGGTTCATAGAGGCACACTTCCTGTATTTCGTCGGCGTCGGGGTGGTTGCCCTGTACGAAGACTGGGTGCCGTTCGGTATCACGATCGGCTACGTCGCGGCCCAACACAGCGTCTTCGGGCTCATCGAGTGGTTCACGGTCTACAACCACCCGGCGGCCATGGCCAACCCGGTCGTGTGGGGCGGCATCCACGCCGTCGGCGTGTTGATGCTCGCCACCACCATCACGTTTCTCTGGCAGTCGTTAGCCATCCAGCGCCAACAGGCCCGAGAGGCGATCCAGGAGAAACTCGACGAGGTCGAGGAAGCAAAACGGGCCGCCGAGGACAAACAACAGGAGGCCGCCCGACAAAAAGAGGAGATGACGGCGCTGAACCAGGCGCTGGAGGCGACGGCCACCGAGTTTCAGACCACGATGCGGGCCTGTGCCGACGGAGACCTCACGCAACGGCTGGACGACTCCGTCGACAACGACGCGATGGCCTCCATCGCGCGGGCGTTTAACGACATGATCGACGACGTCGAACGAACGGTCCTCGACATCCAGTCGTTCGCGGAGCGCGTCTCGAGCGCCAGCACCGACGTCGCCGGCAGATCGACCGAGATCAAACGGACGAGCGCTGCCGTCGAGGAGTCCGTCTCCGAGGTTGCAGCCCGCGCCGAAGAACAGGACGAGCAACTCCAAACCGTCGCCGGCGAGATCGGCGACCTGTCGGCCACAGTCGAGGAGATCGCCTCGTCCTCCGAGGAGGTCGCGGCCACGGCCGGAACCGCCGTCGATCTCGGGGAGACGGGGCGTACCCACGCCAACGACGCTACGGCGGAGATCACGGCCATCAAGTCCCAGACGACCGACGTCGCCGAGGAGATCACGGCGCTGAACGAGCAGATGGACCGGATCGGCGAGATCGCCGACATGATCGGCGAGATCACAGAACAGACGAACATCCTCGCGTTGAACGCCTCGATCGAAGCCGCCAGAGCCGACACCAACGGCGACGGGTTCGCGGTCGTCGCAAACGAGGTCAAGGGGTTGGCCGAGGAAGCCGCCGACGCCACAGACGAGATCGAACGACGCATCGAAACGGCGCAGGCGGTGACCGACGAGACGGTGGTGAGCATAGAGGAGATGCGCGGTCGCGTCGGGACGGGCGCAGAGACGATCGACGAGACCATTTCGATGTTCGACGACATCGCCACCGCGATCGAGGAGGCCGAAGGCGGAATCGCCGAAATCAGCGACGCGACCGACGATCAGGCCGCCTCCGCCGAGGAGATCGCATCGATGGTCGACGACGTCTCCGAGACGAGTCAATCCACCGCGCGCGAGTCGACCGACGTCGCCGAGCAAACCGCCAGCCAGGTCGAATCGCTGGAGGAGACCACTGCCGAGGTCGAGAAACTCGCCGACGTGGCGACCGAGCTCTCAGAGCAGGTCGCCGCGTTCACCACGACGGCCGATCAAAGCGCCGACACCACCGCGACAGGGCGGGGTGGTTCCGGGGGCGTCGAACGACCGCCAGCGGGACCGTCCGAGCCGCCAGCCCACGCCGACGGCGGTCGGCCGCCGGAGCGACGGTGACTCACCCCGCCGCGTTCGCTCGACGCTGGTCGCCTCCGGCTCGCCCGTCAGTTCCGGGACCTGCGTGTTTAACAGCGTTCACATACACGGTATAATCGATGGGTCGCGGACGCATCAGGATACTTCACGTCGACGACGAGCCGGACGTTGCGGACCTCGCGAAGACGTTTCTCGAGCGAAACAACGCTCGATTCGACATCACGACCACGGATACCGCAGCCGACGGGCTCGAGATCATACATACGCGACCGCCCGACTGTGTCGTCTCGGACTACAATATGCCCGGCACGGATGGCCTCGAGTTCTTACAAACCGTCCGGGAGTCGTATCCCGATCTCCCGTTCATTCTTTTCACCGGCAAGGGCAGCGAGGCTGTCGCCAGCGACGCCATCGCCGCGGACGTCACTGACTATCTTCAAAAGCGGCGCGGCACCGAACAGTACGAACTCCTCGCGAACCGGATCGAAAACGCCGTCCGGGCGCGACGCGAAACCGAGCGGGCGAACAGACAGGGCCACCTGATGCGCTTGACCGAGTTCGCCGGCGACACCGGTGGCTTCGAGGTGAACATGGACACCCGCGAGGTTCTTTTGACCGACGGCACCTGCCGACTCGTCGGCCTCTCCGACGAAGAGACCCTCTCGGTTGCGGCGGCATTAGAGCGGTATCATCCGGACGACAGAGCGTCCGTCCGGCGAACCGCCAGCCGGGCGGTCGAAACGGGCGAGCAGACGCACGGGTCGTGGCGGCTCCGGACGCTGGACGGCACCGAGCGGCGCGTGAACGTGACCATGACCCCGGACACGACCAGGGACGGCACCACCGTACTGCGGGGATCGATCCACGACGTGACCGATCGCGAGGAACGCCGGCGGGAGCTCCGGCTCCTCCAGCAGGCCATCGACGACGCGGACGTCCCGATCACGCTCGCCGACCCCTCCGAGGCGGACAGACCGCTCGTGTACGTCAACGAGGCGTTCGAAGAGATGACCGGCTATCCGCCCGAGCGAACGCTCGGACGCAACTGCCGGTTCCTCCAGGGCGAAGACACCGACCCCGAGACGGTCGCTGCGATCCGGGACGCCATCGACGACGAGGAGTCGATCTCCGTCGAGCTGCGCAACTACCGGAAGGACGGTACCGAGTTCTGGAACCGTCTGACCGTGACCCCCATCTACGACGACGGCGAGCTCGTCCGGTATCTCGGCACGCAGCGAGACGTCACGGAACAAAAGACCCACGAACGACGGCTGACCGAACTGAACCGGGCCGCCCAGACGCTCCTGACCGCAAAAACCCGACAGGAGATCGCCGAGGTCGGCGTCGAAGCCGCCAGCAGCGTTCTCGACCTCCGGGCGAACGCGATCCACTTCTCCGAGGCCGACGACACGCGGTTGGTTCCCGTGGCACATACCGATGCAGTGACCTCACTCGCCGGGGGGACGACGGCCCTCCCGGTGGCCGACAGCATCGCCGGACGAGTGTATCGACGCGGGGAGCCACAGGCGATCGGGGACGTACGGGCCGACCCTGACGTCCACGACCCGGAGACGAACCTGCGAAGCTATCTGTACCTCCCGCTCGGCGACCACGGCGTCTTGATCGCCGGGGACGAAGACGAAGCGGCGTTCGACCGACAGGACGTCACGCTCGGGGAGCTGCTGGCCGGGGACCTCGTCGCGGCGCTCGATCGGGTCGGACGCGAACGCGACGCCCGGGAGATCGAGACCCAACACC
The genomic region above belongs to Natronomonas moolapensis 8.8.11 and contains:
- a CDS encoding methyl-accepting chemotaxis protein; this encodes MSTDTSQSPIARYVENTPNGTEIPEESFRKRHRGILLFTAAFVPFVFVISRLTGVQSVTGAELPPIPLVHSLAGTGLVAALLLAAAVPLLPRRLRSALAALAFMTVGSVLAYFTGGFIEAHFLYFVGVGVVALYEDWVPFGITIGYVAAQHSVFGLIEWFTVYNHPAAMANPVVWGGIHAVGVLMLATTITFLWQSLAIQRQQAREAIQEKLDEVEEAKRAAEDKQQEAARQKEEMTALNQALEATATEFQTTMRACADGDLTQRLDDSVDNDAMASIARAFNDMIDDVERTVLDIQSFAERVSSASTDVAGRSTEIKRTSAAVEESVSEVAARAEEQDEQLQTVAGEIGDLSATVEEIASSSEEVAATAGTAVDLGETGRTHANDATAEITAIKSQTTDVAEEITALNEQMDRIGEIADMIGEITEQTNILALNASIEAARADTNGDGFAVVANEVKGLAEEAADATDEIERRIETAQAVTDETVVSIEEMRGRVGTGAETIDETISMFDDIATAIEEAEGGIAEISDATDDQAASAEEIASMVDDVSETSQSTARESTDVAEQTASQVESLEETTAEVEKLADVATELSEQVAAFTTTADQSADTTATGRGGSGGVERPPAGPSEPPAHADGGRPPERR
- a CDS encoding class I SAM-dependent methyltransferase, giving the protein MADDRERWNETYRGDDEFELPEDPIPELARRIDTLPGGRALDVATGTGRNALYLAEHGYDVEAVDVSDEALARARRRADERGVDVTWIRADLTDPGFDLETGAYDLITVSFFAALDLLPDLKEALAPGGVLVYEHHLRSSDPIEIGPSSDRHRYRSNDLLRACLDLTILGYEERRREVSGGTAAVATLLARNSGGGAQSYPDLPEGR
- a CDS encoding PAS domain S-box protein, whose product is MGRGRIRILHVDDEPDVADLAKTFLERNNARFDITTTDTAADGLEIIHTRPPDCVVSDYNMPGTDGLEFLQTVRESYPDLPFILFTGKGSEAVASDAIAADVTDYLQKRRGTEQYELLANRIENAVRARRETERANRQGHLMRLTEFAGDTGGFEVNMDTREVLLTDGTCRLVGLSDEETLSVAAALERYHPDDRASVRRTASRAVETGEQTHGSWRLRTLDGTERRVNVTMTPDTTRDGTTVLRGSIHDVTDREERRRELRLLQQAIDDADVPITLADPSEADRPLVYVNEAFEEMTGYPPERTLGRNCRFLQGEDTDPETVAAIRDAIDDEESISVELRNYRKDGTEFWNRLTVTPIYDDGELVRYLGTQRDVTEQKTHERRLTELNRAAQTLLTAKTRQEIAEVGVEAASSVLDLRANAIHFSEADDTRLVPVAHTDAVTSLAGGTTALPVADSIAGRVYRRGEPQAIGDVRADPDVHDPETNLRSYLYLPLGDHGVLIAGDEDEAAFDRQDVTLGELLAGDLVAALDRVGRERDAREIETQHRTLIENFPDGAVFLYDSDRRVVRAGGSELSALGVVPDTAEGTTPRDHFPPEIADELVGHLEDALNGAEATFERGHEGTRYRVQIVPVRIDDGATAYAMAVVQNVIA